The Paracoccus sediminicola genome includes a window with the following:
- the dctP gene encoding TRAP transporter substrate-binding protein DctP — protein MKLFASAALAAIVSAASVAAQDHTIDVSLDTGPTHLRNVLVHDIAKKIEEASEGRLKFNFFEGGSQYNDRDVTTALAQGAIDMAMPGHWNLARIVPDYNVLGLPMFYGLPREDQYKATDGETGAALAKETEEKLGVVVLGNWMDLGFGAMFFTETAVEVPEDIKGLKMRSPGGAVVVARFEKFGATGVSIPFPDVPQALQKGTIDGLMSTFESVRSAKLWDSGLKHSYSDYHAFYQYVPLVSAKAWNDLPADLQEIMRTTWNEGVAEAREAAAEAQAKAAEEAASHGMTNISAAEADLDALRADLMADQDRLAEELRVDPAIVATAQKDLAE, from the coding sequence ATGAAACTATTCGCTTCGGCGGCGCTGGCCGCTATCGTGTCGGCCGCATCGGTTGCCGCGCAGGACCATACCATCGACGTGTCGCTCGATACCGGACCGACGCACCTGCGCAACGTTCTGGTGCACGACATCGCCAAAAAGATCGAAGAGGCCTCGGAGGGGCGGCTCAAGTTCAACTTCTTCGAAGGCGGGTCGCAGTATAACGACCGCGACGTGACCACCGCGCTCGCTCAGGGTGCCATCGACATGGCGATGCCCGGTCACTGGAACCTTGCCCGCATCGTGCCCGATTACAACGTGCTCGGCCTGCCGATGTTCTACGGCCTCCCGCGTGAGGATCAGTACAAGGCCACCGACGGCGAAACCGGTGCCGCGCTGGCGAAAGAGACCGAGGAAAAGCTGGGCGTCGTCGTTCTGGGCAACTGGATGGACCTCGGCTTTGGCGCGATGTTCTTTACCGAAACCGCAGTCGAGGTGCCCGAGGACATCAAGGGGCTCAAGATGCGGTCTCCCGGCGGCGCGGTGGTCGTCGCCCGGTTCGAGAAATTTGGCGCGACTGGCGTCTCGATCCCCTTCCCCGATGTACCGCAGGCGCTGCAAAAGGGCACCATCGACGGCCTGATGAGCACGTTTGAATCGGTGCGTTCGGCCAAGCTGTGGGACAGCGGGTTGAAGCACTCCTATTCCGATTATCACGCCTTTTATCAATACGTTCCCTTGGTCAGCGCCAAGGCCTGGAATGACCTGCCCGCCGATCTGCAAGAGATCATGCGCACCACCTGGAACGAAGGTGTGGCCGAGGCCCGCGAGGCCGCAGCCGAAGCTCAGGCCAAGGCGGCAGAAGAGGCGGCGAGCCACGGGATGACGAACATCTCGGCGGCCGAAGCCGACCTCGATGCGCTGCGTGCCGATCTCATGGCCGATCAGGACCGTCTGGCCGAAGAACTGCGGGTCGATCCCGCGATCGTCGCAACGGCGCAGAAAGACCTCGCCGAGTGA
- a CDS encoding TRAP transporter small permease, whose translation MNRIVKALSRFETLVMGCVAGVAILLVVYEALARYLVPSMLTDWGGEVIIYLIVSAVLIGGGSLVTQGRHVRADLFIRMVPDAVRRTADVASLIAGLVYCGIVARYGIDMVAFARMIDIRSDSSLQFPQWIFYIVVPLAFASMALRYALLLWQVIFRGADPYPSEAGHQQSAGSPAVQEGL comes from the coding sequence ATGAACCGAATAGTGAAAGCGCTGAGCCGCTTTGAAACCCTTGTCATGGGCTGTGTCGCAGGCGTGGCGATCCTTCTAGTCGTCTACGAGGCGCTGGCCCGCTACCTGGTGCCGTCGATGCTGACGGACTGGGGCGGCGAGGTGATCATCTACCTCATTGTCAGCGCCGTGCTGATCGGCGGCGGGTCCCTTGTGACCCAGGGGCGTCACGTCCGCGCTGATCTGTTCATCCGCATGGTGCCCGATGCAGTGCGCCGGACCGCCGACGTGGCCTCGCTGATCGCGGGTCTGGTCTATTGCGGCATCGTCGCGCGCTATGGCATCGACATGGTCGCCTTTGCCCGCATGATCGACATCCGCTCGGACAGCTCGCTGCAGTTCCCGCAATGGATCTTCTATATCGTCGTGCCGCTAGCCTTTGCCTCGATGGCGCTGCGTTATGCGCTGCTGCTGTGGCAGGTCATCTTTCGCGGCGCCGATCCCTATCCTTCGGAGGCCGGGCATCAGCAATCCGCCGGGTCCCCCGCCGTGCAGGAGGGTCTCTGA
- a CDS encoding LysR family transcriptional regulator: protein MTISIDDLRAFREIARTRSFSLAADKLLVTSPAITRRIKKMEELIGEPLFERTTHMVRLSPAGEELFPRAEQLLREFDAFETVAMTMSGNRSTTIRFASVTSVAGSVLSQMLADFHDRFPACRFDLQDGHGTIVHRLVEEQVVEFGIGTRPAPGSNLNFDHLIDDPIVAAVPRSDPLFAAQALDWTEVAQHDFMILKGESSFFGHVELELRHAGKPMPPGIRVRDVSTLLGFVEQGASPIIVTGLIASRCRGPGVKAIAIADPVLYNALGIVTYPNRQLSTAAADLVAHIREALPRLHNDILDRIQTG, encoded by the coding sequence GTGACAATTTCCATTGATGACCTCCGTGCCTTTCGCGAAATCGCCCGCACGCGCAGCTTTTCACTGGCGGCGGACAAGCTTCTGGTGACCTCTCCGGCGATCACCCGGCGGATCAAGAAGATGGAAGAGCTGATCGGCGAGCCGCTGTTTGAGCGGACCACCCACATGGTGCGCCTGAGTCCGGCCGGAGAAGAGTTGTTCCCCCGTGCCGAGCAGCTGCTGCGGGAATTCGATGCCTTTGAAACGGTGGCCATGACCATGTCCGGCAACCGGTCGACCACGATCCGCTTTGCCAGCGTGACCAGTGTCGCCGGATCGGTCCTGTCACAGATGCTGGCCGATTTCCACGACCGCTTTCCCGCCTGCCGGTTCGATCTGCAGGACGGGCACGGCACCATCGTTCACCGGCTGGTCGAAGAGCAGGTTGTCGAATTCGGCATCGGCACGCGGCCTGCCCCCGGCTCTAACCTGAACTTCGACCACCTGATCGACGATCCGATTGTCGCCGCCGTGCCGAGGTCGGACCCCCTGTTTGCCGCTCAGGCCCTGGACTGGACCGAGGTTGCGCAGCACGACTTCATGATCCTCAAGGGCGAATCCTCGTTCTTCGGGCATGTCGAGCTTGAGCTGCGCCATGCCGGGAAACCGATGCCGCCGGGCATTCGGGTGCGCGACGTCTCGACCCTGCTGGGGTTTGTCGAACAGGGCGCTTCGCCGATCATCGTGACCGGGCTGATCGCCAGCCGCTGCCGCGGACCGGGGGTCAAGGCCATCGCGATTGCCGATCCGGTCCTTTACAACGCGCTCGGCATCGTGACCTATCCGAACCGCCAGCTCAGCACTGCCGCAGCCGATCTTGTGGCCCATATCCGCGAGGCCCTGCCCCGGCTGCACAATGACATTCTGGATCGAATTCAGACCGGATGA